The Lysobacter capsici genome has a segment encoding these proteins:
- the cysD gene encoding sulfate adenylyltransferase subunit CysD: MSASPELSPLFDPAADAPPPPAGPLSARALSHLDRLEAESIHILREVAAEFANPVMLYSVGKDSSVLLHLLLKAFYPARPPIPLLHVDTGWKFGEMIAFRDQRARETGVDLRVHINPDGLAQGIGPVTHGAAVHTDVMKTQGLKQALDWNKFDAAIGGARRDEEKSRAKERIFSFRNPQHRWDPKNQRPELWSLYNTRIHSGESVRVFPISNWTELDVWLYIYREKIPVPSLYFAAERPVVEREGSLILVDDERLPLRDGETPQTRKVRFRTLGCYPLTGAIESQADTLEAIIAEMLVATTSERQGRVIDHDPGASMERKKQEGYF, translated from the coding sequence ATGAGTGCGTCACCCGAACTGAGTCCGCTGTTCGACCCCGCCGCCGATGCGCCGCCGCCGCCCGCGGGGCCGCTGTCGGCGCGGGCGTTGAGCCACCTCGACCGGCTCGAGGCCGAGAGCATCCACATCCTGCGCGAGGTCGCCGCCGAGTTCGCCAACCCGGTGATGCTGTATTCGGTCGGCAAGGACAGCTCGGTGCTGCTGCACTTGTTGTTGAAGGCGTTCTACCCGGCGCGACCGCCGATCCCGCTGCTGCACGTCGACACCGGCTGGAAGTTCGGCGAGATGATCGCGTTCCGCGACCAGCGCGCGCGCGAGACCGGCGTCGACCTGCGCGTCCACATCAACCCCGACGGCCTGGCCCAGGGCATCGGCCCGGTCACTCACGGCGCGGCGGTGCATACCGACGTGATGAAGACCCAGGGCCTCAAGCAGGCGCTGGACTGGAACAAATTCGACGCCGCGATCGGCGGCGCGCGCCGCGACGAGGAAAAGTCGCGGGCCAAGGAACGCATCTTTTCGTTCCGCAACCCGCAGCACCGCTGGGACCCGAAGAACCAGCGGCCGGAACTGTGGAGCCTGTACAACACCCGCATCCACAGCGGCGAAAGCGTGCGCGTGTTTCCGATCTCGAACTGGACCGAGCTGGACGTGTGGCTGTACATCTACCGCGAGAAGATCCCGGTGCCGTCGCTGTACTTCGCCGCCGAACGTCCGGTGGTCGAGCGCGAGGGCAGCTTGATCCTGGTCGACGACGAGCGCCTGCCGCTGCGCGACGGCGAGACCCCGCAAACCCGCAAGGTCCGCTTCCGCACCCTGGGCTGCTATCCCTTGACCGGCGCGATCGAATCGCAGGCCGACACGCTGGAGGCGATCATCGCCGAGATGCTGGTCGCCACCACCTCCGAACGCCAGGGCCGGGTGATCGATCACGATCCGGGTGCTTCGATGGAACGCAAGAAGCAGGAGGGATACTTCTGA
- the cysI gene encoding assimilatory sulfite reductase (NADPH) hemoprotein subunit codes for MSAHSVEDIKHNSARLRGTLLESLANQVTGALNDDDQTLIKYHGSYQQDDRDVREERRQALLEPAYSFMIRTRTPGGVVSPRQWLKLDAIATTYAERGLRITTRQAFQFHGVIKTELKSTMQAINAALIDTLAACGDVNRNVAVAANPQVSASHAQVFAQAAALSEHLLPNTRAYYEIWLDEERVDGSGSEDEPIYGNAYLPRKFKIGFAIPPYNDVDVFAQDLGYIAIIEDGELLGYNVTIGGGMGATHGDAETYPRVADVIGFVTPDQVIDIGVAVVTAQRDFGNRAVRKRARLKYTIDDRGLEWFKAEVERRAGFPLLPARAFGFRHNGDRFGWVDSDGDADHGGVAHLTLRIPAGRIVDGALDGLGEAVTHLSGLREIAQLLDGHDGAEFRMTPNQNLVIAGVPAALRAQVDALVAQHGLDGHVRASAVRRNALACVALPTCGLAMAEAERYLPDFVGEVEKLLAKHAIPDASINLRISGCPNGCSRPYLGEIALVGKAPGRYNLMLGADHRGQRLNTLYRENIAEPEILAALDPLFAGYASERDGEEGFGDYLVRRDVVSVPYPTPTGIPVVLVTEAHA; via the coding sequence ATGAGCGCGCACTCGGTCGAGGACATCAAGCACAACAGCGCGCGCCTGCGCGGCACGCTGCTGGAGAGCCTGGCCAATCAGGTCACCGGCGCGCTCAACGACGACGATCAGACCCTGATCAAGTACCACGGCAGCTACCAGCAGGACGATCGCGACGTCCGCGAAGAACGCCGTCAGGCGCTGCTGGAACCGGCCTACAGCTTCATGATCCGCACCCGCACCCCGGGCGGCGTGGTGTCGCCGCGGCAGTGGCTCAAGCTCGACGCGATCGCGACGACCTATGCCGAACGCGGCCTGCGCATCACCACCCGCCAGGCGTTCCAGTTCCACGGCGTGATCAAGACCGAACTCAAGTCGACCATGCAGGCGATCAATGCCGCCCTGATCGACACCCTGGCCGCCTGCGGCGACGTCAACCGCAACGTCGCGGTCGCCGCCAATCCGCAGGTCTCGGCCTCGCACGCGCAGGTGTTCGCCCAGGCCGCGGCCTTGTCGGAGCATCTGCTGCCGAACACCCGCGCCTATTACGAGATCTGGCTCGACGAGGAAAGAGTCGACGGCAGCGGCAGCGAGGACGAGCCGATCTACGGCAACGCCTACCTGCCGCGCAAATTCAAGATCGGTTTCGCGATTCCGCCGTACAACGACGTCGACGTGTTCGCCCAGGATCTGGGCTATATCGCGATCATCGAAGACGGCGAACTGCTGGGCTACAACGTCACCATCGGCGGCGGCATGGGCGCGACCCATGGCGATGCGGAAACCTATCCGCGGGTCGCCGACGTGATCGGTTTCGTGACCCCCGATCAGGTGATCGACATCGGCGTGGCGGTGGTGACCGCGCAGCGCGATTTCGGCAATCGCGCGGTGCGCAAGCGCGCGCGGCTGAAGTACACCATCGACGATCGCGGGCTCGAGTGGTTCAAGGCGGAAGTCGAACGCCGCGCCGGTTTCCCTCTCCTTCCGGCGCGCGCGTTCGGCTTCCGCCATAACGGCGACCGGTTCGGCTGGGTCGACAGCGACGGCGATGCGGACCATGGCGGTGTCGCCCATCTGACCCTGCGTATCCCGGCCGGACGCATCGTCGACGGCGCGCTCGACGGCCTGGGCGAAGCGGTCACGCATCTGAGCGGCCTGCGCGAGATCGCGCAACTGCTCGACGGACACGACGGCGCCGAATTCCGCATGACCCCGAATCAGAACCTGGTCATCGCCGGCGTGCCGGCGGCGCTGCGCGCGCAGGTCGATGCGCTGGTCGCGCAACACGGCCTGGACGGGCATGTGCGGGCCAGCGCGGTGCGGCGCAATGCGCTGGCCTGCGTGGCGCTGCCGACCTGCGGCCTGGCCATGGCCGAAGCCGAACGTTATCTACCCGATTTCGTCGGCGAGGTCGAAAAACTGCTGGCCAAGCACGCGATCCCCGATGCCTCGATCAACCTGCGCATCAGCGGTTGCCCGAACGGTTGCTCGCGTCCGTACCTGGGCGAGATCGCCCTGGTCGGCAAGGCGCCGGGCCGCTACAACCTGATGCTCGGCGCCGACCATCGCGGCCAGCGCCTGAACACGCTGTACCGCGAAAACATCGCCGAACCCGAGATCCTGGCCGCGCTCGATCCGCTGTTCGCCGGCTACGCCAGCGAGCGCGACGGCGAGGAAGGTTTCGGCGATTACCTGGTCCGCCGCGACGTCGTATCCGTCCCCTATCCCACTCCCACCGGCATTCCGGTGGTCCTGGTCACCGAGGCCCACGCATGA
- a CDS encoding phosphoadenylyl-sulfate reductase, whose protein sequence is MSAPTDPVTAAESPRALAELNAWLGTQSAEQRVAWALENTAGEHALSSSFGAQSAVSLHMVTAQAPRIPVIVVDTGYLFPETYRFIDELGDRLKLNLKVYRPQIGVAWMEAKFGRLWEQGLEGIERYNRMRKVEPMQRALNELGVRTWIAGLRRSQSGSRANLDFLQIKDGRWKLHPLADWSDREVWQYLQAHDLPYHPLWHDGYVSIGDIHTTRRLEPGMREEDTRFFGLKRECGLHFDSEPAAENKAA, encoded by the coding sequence ATGAGCGCTCCCACCGATCCCGTCACCGCCGCCGAGTCGCCGCGCGCGCTGGCCGAACTCAACGCCTGGCTGGGCACGCAGTCGGCCGAACAGCGCGTCGCCTGGGCGCTGGAAAACACCGCAGGCGAGCACGCGCTGTCGTCGAGTTTCGGCGCGCAGTCGGCGGTGTCGCTGCACATGGTCACGGCGCAAGCGCCGCGGATCCCGGTGATTGTGGTCGATACCGGCTATCTGTTTCCCGAGACCTACCGCTTCATCGACGAACTCGGCGACCGGCTCAAGCTCAACCTCAAGGTGTATCGCCCGCAGATCGGCGTGGCCTGGATGGAAGCGAAGTTCGGCCGCCTGTGGGAACAAGGGCTGGAAGGCATCGAGCGCTACAACCGGATGCGCAAGGTCGAGCCGATGCAGCGCGCCTTGAACGAACTGGGCGTGCGCACCTGGATCGCCGGCCTGCGCCGCAGCCAGTCGGGCAGCCGCGCCAACCTGGATTTCCTGCAGATCAAGGACGGCCGCTGGAAACTGCATCCGCTGGCCGACTGGAGCGACCGCGAAGTCTGGCAATACCTGCAGGCCCACGATCTGCCGTATCACCCGTTGTGGCACGACGGTTATGTGTCGATCGGCGACATCCACACGACGCGTCGTCTGGAACCGGGCATGCGCGAGGAGGACACCCGGTTCTTCGGGCTCAAGCGCGAATGCGGGCTGCATTTCGATAGCGAGCCGGCTGCGGAGAACAAGGCGGCTTGA
- a CDS encoding assimilatory sulfite reductase (NADPH) flavoprotein subunit: MPAAATTLAAPALLASPLPADRLDSLARLTDGLDNNSLWWLSGYAAGLARSGAALAPAAAAPAAESKTGERLSIVYGSQTGNAKRLAEQLAGQAEAAGLSVRLVRADAYPTRELKTERLLYIVISTQGDGDPPDDARGLVEFIAGKRAPELKGLSFAVLGLGDSSYPQFCAIGARLDARLAELGATRLFARGEADLDFETVSTPWLQQALGHARDALKPTTAHLATVTPLRPLQAAPAFHRDAPFAAELIANRRLIARGSSAAGAVGFDKDIRHIELSLEGSGLHYQPGDALGLWPRNPPALVQAVLDTLQLDGEADVGHNGQHLPLRQWLSEKRELTKLARPFVASHAAHARSEELNRLLAPDQNAQLAELLSRTQVIDLLQRYDGDWSAEELVAALRPLTPRLYSIASSQKAVGEEAHLTVAHLEYATQAGLRWGAASHLLAVAEEGERLPVFIEHNDRFRLPSDSTRDIVMIGPGTGVAPFRGFVQDRAADGAAGRNWLLFGNPHFRSDFLYQVEWQAALKAGQLHRLDLAFSRDQARKIYVQHRLREHSRDLYDWLQGGAHLYVCGDATRMAKDVHAALLAVIAEHGGKSPEAAEEYLNDLQQQGRYARDVY, translated from the coding sequence GTGCCCGCCGCCGCCACCACGCTCGCCGCCCCCGCTCTGCTCGCCAGCCCGCTGCCCGCGGACCGGCTCGATTCGCTCGCCCGCCTGACCGACGGCCTCGACAACAACAGTCTGTGGTGGTTGTCGGGCTATGCCGCCGGGCTGGCCCGCTCCGGCGCCGCCCTGGCGCCCGCCGCCGCCGCGCCCGCGGCCGAGAGCAAGACCGGCGAGCGCCTGAGCATCGTCTACGGCAGCCAGACCGGCAACGCCAAGCGCCTGGCCGAACAGCTCGCCGGCCAGGCCGAAGCGGCCGGGCTGTCGGTGCGGCTGGTCCGCGCCGACGCCTACCCGACCCGCGAACTCAAGACCGAGCGGCTGCTTTATATCGTCATCAGCACCCAGGGCGACGGCGATCCGCCGGACGACGCGCGCGGCCTGGTCGAGTTCATCGCCGGCAAGCGCGCGCCCGAACTCAAGGGTCTGAGCTTCGCCGTGCTGGGCCTGGGCGATTCGAGCTATCCGCAGTTCTGCGCGATCGGCGCCAGGCTCGATGCGCGCCTGGCCGAACTCGGCGCGACCCGTTTGTTCGCGCGCGGCGAAGCCGATCTGGATTTCGAAACCGTGTCGACGCCGTGGCTGCAGCAGGCGCTGGGCCACGCCCGCGACGCGCTCAAGCCGACCACCGCGCATCTGGCCACGGTCACGCCGCTGCGTCCGCTGCAGGCCGCGCCGGCCTTCCATCGCGACGCGCCGTTCGCGGCCGAGCTGATCGCCAACCGCCGCCTGATCGCGCGCGGTTCCAGCGCCGCCGGCGCGGTCGGCTTCGACAAGGACATCCGCCATATCGAACTGTCGCTGGAAGGCTCCGGCCTGCACTACCAGCCCGGCGACGCGCTCGGCCTGTGGCCGCGCAATCCGCCCGCGCTGGTACAGGCGGTGCTCGACACCCTGCAACTCGACGGCGAGGCCGATGTCGGCCACAACGGCCAGCATCTGCCGCTGCGCCAATGGCTCAGCGAGAAGCGCGAACTGACCAAGCTGGCGCGGCCGTTCGTCGCCAGCCATGCCGCGCATGCGCGCAGCGAGGAACTCAATCGCCTGCTGGCGCCCGATCAGAACGCGCAGCTGGCCGAACTGCTGTCGCGCACCCAGGTCATCGACCTGCTGCAGCGCTATGACGGCGATTGGTCGGCCGAGGAACTGGTCGCCGCGTTGCGCCCGCTGACCCCGCGCCTGTATTCGATCGCCTCCAGCCAGAAGGCGGTCGGCGAGGAAGCCCACCTCACCGTCGCTCACCTGGAGTACGCGACGCAGGCCGGCCTGCGCTGGGGCGCGGCTTCGCATCTGCTCGCCGTGGCCGAGGAAGGCGAGCGCCTGCCGGTGTTCATCGAACACAACGACCGCTTCCGTCTGCCGAGCGATTCCACTCGCGACATCGTCATGATCGGCCCGGGCACCGGCGTCGCGCCGTTCCGCGGTTTCGTCCAGGACCGCGCCGCCGACGGCGCCGCCGGCCGCAACTGGCTGCTGTTCGGCAACCCGCATTTCCGCAGCGACTTCCTTTATCAAGTCGAATGGCAGGCGGCGTTGAAAGCCGGCCAGCTGCATCGCCTGGACCTGGCGTTCTCGCGCGATCAGGCGCGGAAGATCTACGTCCAGCATCGCCTGCGCGAACACAGCCGCGACCTGTACGACTGGCTGCAAGGCGGCGCGCATCTGTACGTGTGCGGCGATGCCACCCGCATGGCCAAGGACGTGCACGCCGCGTTGCTGGCGGTGATCGCCGAACACGGCGGCAAGAGCCCCGAAGCCGCCGAAGAGTATCTGAACGATTTGCAGCAACAGGGCCGCTACGCCCGGGACGTTTACTGA